The proteins below come from a single Iocasia fonsfrigidae genomic window:
- a CDS encoding YidC/Oxa1 family membrane protein insertase has product MGWLTDIMSEALLFINGLVNNYGLSIIIFTVIIRLLMYPLQAKQTKSMKQMQDLQPKMKEIQEKYKDDKQKQQEELAKLYKENNANPMAGCLPMIVTMIIIFPLYRSIYGLDMDNTTFLWIQNLAQPDIALVILNGLAMFGSTYLTQQFTASSSQNTTMMYIMPLFIIFVGFKLPAGVLIYWFTQTVLLSLQQYIIYNSPDEKEVVKE; this is encoded by the coding sequence ATGGGTTGGTTAACAGATATAATGAGTGAGGCTTTACTTTTTATAAATGGATTGGTTAATAATTATGGTTTATCGATTATTATTTTTACAGTAATAATAAGATTATTAATGTATCCCTTACAGGCTAAACAAACGAAATCAATGAAACAGATGCAGGATTTACAACCTAAGATGAAGGAGATACAGGAAAAATATAAGGATGATAAACAAAAACAACAGGAAGAATTAGCTAAATTATACAAAGAAAATAATGCAAACCCAATGGCAGGTTGTTTACCAATGATAGTAACTATGATCATAATCTTCCCTTTATACAGATCAATTTATGGTCTGGATATGGATAATACAACATTTTTATGGATACAAAACCTGGCTCAACCTGATATAGCACTGGTTATTTTAAATGGTTTAGCCATGTTTGGTTCAACATACCTGACACAGCAATTTACAGCCAGTTCATCTCAGAATACTACGATGATGTATATTATGCCGCTTTTTATAATCTTTGTTGGTTTTAAGTTGCCAGCGGGTGTTTTAATCTACTGGTTTACTCAAACTGTACTTCTCTCACTACAACAATATATTATTTATAATAGTCCTGATGAGAAGGAGGTAGTGAAAGAATAA
- the yidD gene encoding membrane protein insertion efficiency factor YidD, which yields MKKILIMLINIYQRIISPLLPKSCRFYPTCSAYSKEAILKYGVFRGCLLSIKRIVRCHPFNKGGYDPVE from the coding sequence ATGAAAAAAATTTTAATTATGTTAATAAATATTTATCAAAGGATAATATCTCCTTTACTGCCTAAAAGCTGCCGTTTTTATCCAACATGTTCTGCATATTCTAAAGAGGCGATATTAAAATATGGTGTTTTCAGGGGTTGTTTATTAAGTATCAAGCGGATAGTCAGGTGTCATCCCTTTAATAAAGGTGGATATGACCCTGTAGAATAG
- the rnpA gene encoding ribonuclease P protein component — translation MESLKKNKDFSRVYSRGKSFVTYNLVLYYYPNRLDYNRIGYSISKKIGNAVVRNKLRRRLKEITRLNSSVKKGYDLIFIARKPVINLQYSGLERDVIKLYKKAGIWDKP, via the coding sequence GTGGAGAGTTTGAAAAAAAATAAAGATTTTAGCAGGGTTTATTCCAGGGGAAAATCTTTTGTAACATATAATCTTGTCTTATATTATTATCCCAATAGATTAGATTATAATAGAATTGGTTATTCTATTAGTAAAAAAATTGGTAATGCTGTTGTTAGGAATAAACTAAGGAGAAGATTAAAGGAAATTACTAGATTAAATTCCAGTGTTAAAAAGGGTTATGATCTTATTTTTATTGCCCGTAAACCGGTTATTAATTTACAATATTCAGGGTTAGAAAGAGATGTTATTAAACTATATAAAAAAGCTGGTATATGGGATAAGCCTTAA